One window of the Anguilla rostrata isolate EN2019 chromosome 13, ASM1855537v3, whole genome shotgun sequence genome contains the following:
- the si:ch211-253b8.5 gene encoding dysbindin isoform X2 has product MKRRDRQRFFEDVFQHDVDVYLSAAHLQIEHKRPPIGSISSMEVNVDMLEQMEHIDISDQDALDVFFNSGAEEGVSPSLLPGDDDDDDDDDDDEDDDEKEEKGLTKGISLLVPEGCETKFRMSSTSSASTDPCSLDPSEEGGETPVIQSDEEEVHSDHLLLTATPATKDEEEEKPSVSS; this is encoded by the exons ATGAAACGCCGGGACAGACAGCGTTTCTTTGAAGATGTCTTTCAGCACGATGTGGATGTTTACCTGTCTGCTGCTCACCTGCAGATCGAGCACAAGAGAC CCCCGATTGGCAGCATCTCCTCCATGGAGGTGAACGTGGACATGCTGGAGCAGATGGAACACATAGACATTTCAGACCAGGATGCCCTGGATGTCTTCTTTAATTCGGGGGCTGAGGAGGGTGTGTCACCCTCCCTGCTGCCAG GtgatgacgacgacgacgatgatgatgatgatgatgaggatgatgatgaaaaaGAGGAGAAGGGGCTGACAAAGGGGATCTCGCTGCTGGTGCCTGAAGGCTGTGAGACAAAATTTCGAATGTCGTCAACGTCCTCTGCCTCAACTGACCCCTGCAGCCTGGACCCCagtgaagagggaggagagacccCTGTCATCCAATCAGATGAGGAGGAAGTACACTCGGACCACCTCCTGCTCACAGCCACACCCGCTACcaaggatgaagaggaggagaagcctTCTGTCTCTTCATAG
- the si:ch211-253b8.5 gene encoding dysbindin domain-containing protein 2 isoform X1, with amino-acid sequence MSPTVFAPRFKPSIARTMTSSGSNLHSKRLTSETEHAQRIPAATRQMKRRDRQRFFEDVFQHDVDVYLSAAHLQIEHKRPPIGSISSMEVNVDMLEQMEHIDISDQDALDVFFNSGAEEGVSPSLLPGDDDDDDDDDDDEDDDEKEEKGLTKGISLLVPEGCETKFRMSSTSSASTDPCSLDPSEEGGETPVIQSDEEEVHSDHLLLTATPATKDEEEEKPSVSS; translated from the exons ATGTCCCCAACTGTCTTCGCACCTAGATTCAAACCGAGTATCGCCAGGACCATGACCTCATCTGGGTCCAATCTCCACAGCAAGCGTCTGACCT CGGAGACCGAGCACGCTCAGAGGATCCCGGCTGCCACGCGGCAGATGAAACGCCGGGACAGACAGCGTTTCTTTGAAGATGTCTTTCAGCACGATGTGGATGTTTACCTGTCTGCTGCTCACCTGCAGATCGAGCACAAGAGAC CCCCGATTGGCAGCATCTCCTCCATGGAGGTGAACGTGGACATGCTGGAGCAGATGGAACACATAGACATTTCAGACCAGGATGCCCTGGATGTCTTCTTTAATTCGGGGGCTGAGGAGGGTGTGTCACCCTCCCTGCTGCCAG GtgatgacgacgacgacgatgatgatgatgatgatgaggatgatgatgaaaaaGAGGAGAAGGGGCTGACAAAGGGGATCTCGCTGCTGGTGCCTGAAGGCTGTGAGACAAAATTTCGAATGTCGTCAACGTCCTCTGCCTCAACTGACCCCTGCAGCCTGGACCCCagtgaagagggaggagagacccCTGTCATCCAATCAGATGAGGAGGAAGTACACTCGGACCACCTCCTGCTCACAGCCACACCCGCTACcaaggatgaagaggaggagaagcctTCTGTCTCTTCATAG